The following are encoded together in the Hydractinia symbiolongicarpus strain clone_291-10 chromosome 14, HSymV2.1, whole genome shotgun sequence genome:
- the LOC130625064 gene encoding uncharacterized protein LOC130625064, whose protein sequence is MVEVRLMIGFPSKFVRLIKKLHENVHARLIVDGSLTDPFEYNSGVKQGGKLAPTLWNIRCTITSLAYKTIGHSYSIKIRFRFDGDLFDLKRLKTKSKCYLDFIREAQYADDIAIFSNSSFELINVKRFKYLCSFVSRDCSMKGELTVRFQAVSSAYGRLRNRVFDSHDLTTSTKIKVWKQCLLSLLLYGNETWTLYHKNINQLRTVQQRHLRRILKIKWYDYVSNEDVLLSADFEDIELMLLRNRLRWLGHVSRSGRNTCYWSTKIKVQRHVQKYFERWVGFE, encoded by the exons ATGGTAGAAGTACGATTGATG ATAGGTTTTCCGTCCAAGTTTGTACGTTTAATCAAGAAACTACACGAAAATGTACATGCACGTCTCATCGTTGATGGGTCACTAACTGATCCCTTCGAATACAACAGCGGCGTAAAGCAGGGTGGTAAGTTAGCTCCGACACTATGGAATATACGCTGCACAATTACTTCTCTTGCTTATAAAACCATTGGTCATTCGTACAGCATTAAAATACGATTTCGGTTTGATGGTGACTTGTTCGATCTAAAGAGACTTAAAACCAAATCAAAATGCTATCTTGACTTTATCAGGGAAGCACAATATGCAGATGATATAGCTATTTTCAGCAATTCATCCTTTG AACTTATTAACGTCAAGCGATTCAAGTATCTCTGCAGTTTTGTATCCAGAGACTGCTCGATGAAAGGTGAACTGACTGTTCGTTTTCAGGCGGTCTCATCTGCATATGGTCGTTTgcgaaatagagtttttgattCGCATGATCTTACTACCTCTACAAAAATCAAAGTGTGGAAGCAATGTTTATTGTCTTTGCTTCTCTATGGCAATGAGACTTGGACACTGTATCACAAAAACATCAATCAATTGCGTACTGTACAACAGCGTCACCTAAGAAGAATATTGAAAATCAAATGGTATGATTATGTTAGCAATGAGGATGTTCTACTTAGTGCTGACTTTGAAGACATCGAACTGATGCTCTTGAGAAACCGGCTACGATGGCTCGGCCACGTATCAAGAAGTGGAAGGAACACGTGCTATTGGTCGACCAAAATTAAGGTACAAAGACACGTGCAAAAGTATTTTGAAAGATGGGTTGGTTTTGAATGA